One Pyrus communis chromosome 13, drPyrComm1.1, whole genome shotgun sequence genomic window carries:
- the LOC137713909 gene encoding lysine histidine transporter 1-like, giving the protein MVGAGVLGLPYAMSQLGWGPGVAVLVLSWIITLYTLWQMVEMHEIVPGKRFDRYHELGQHAFGEKLGLYIVVPQQLMVELGTCIVYMITGGNSLKKIHSTVCPDCKPIKTTYFIMIFASVHFVLSHLPSLNSIASVSLAAAVMSLSYSTIAWGASLHKGVEPQVQYGPRASTAAGNTFNFFSALGDIAFAFAGHNVVLEIQATIPSTPEKPSKKPMWKGVVLAYIVVAMCYLPVALIGYWVFGNHVEDNILISLEKPAWLIVLANCFVVVHVIGSYQVYAMPVFDMAELFLLKKMKFKPSLFLRFITRNVIVAFTLFVGITFPFFGGLLGFFGGFAFAPTTYYLPCIMWLVICKPKRFGLSWFANWFCIIVGVSLMLLAPIGALRNLILQAKNFKFYS; this is encoded by the exons ATGGTTGGTGCTGGTGTTCTTGGCCTCCCCTATGCCATGTCTCAACTTGGATG GGGCCCTGGAGTAGCGGTGCTGGTTCTCTCATGGATAATTACACTCTACACCTTATGGCAGATGGTAGAAATGCATGAGATTGTACCTGGCAAGAGGTTTGATAGGTACCATGAGTTAGGGCAACATGCCTTTGGGGAAAAGCTAGGGCTTTACATTGTGGTGCCCCAACAACTGATGGTGGAACTTGGGACTTGCATAGTGTATATGATTACAGGTGGCAATTCCTTGAAGAAGATTCACAGCACTGTGTGCCCTGACTGTAAGCCTATCAAAACCACCTACTTCATCATGATCTTTGCATCCGTTCACTTTGTTCTCTCCCACCTCCCTAGCCTCAATTCCATTGCTAGTGTTTCTCTTGCTGCTGCTGTCATGTCATTGAG CTACTCTACCATTGCTTGGGGAGCTTCTCTGCACAAAGGGGTGGAGCCACAAGTGCAGTATGGTCCCAGGGCTTCAACCGCTGCAGGGAATACGTTCAACTTCTTTAGTGCTTTGGGAGATATAGCTTTTGCTTTTGCTGGCCACAATGTGGTTTTGGAGATTCAAGCAACGATTCCTTCCACGCCCGAAAAGCCGTCCAAAAAACCCATGTGGAAGGGGGTGGTTCTTGCTTACATTGTGGTCGCAATGTGCTATCTCCCCGTTGCACTCATCGGATACTGGGTGTTTGGAAACCACGTCGAGGATAACATCCTCATATCGTTGGAGAAGCCTGCTTGGCTTATTGTTCTTGCGAATTGCTTTGTTGTTGTTCATGTCATTGGAAGTTATCAG GTCTACGCCATGCCGGTGTTTGACATGGCGGAATTATTTCTGTTGAAGAAGATGAAATTCAAGCCATCTTTGTTCCTTCGCTTCATAACACGTAATGTGATTGTTG CATTCACCTTGTTCGTTGGGATTACATTCCCCTTCTTTGGCGGGCTTCTCGGTTTCTTCGGAGGATTTGCTTTTGCTCCTACAACATACTAT CTCCCTTGCATCATGTGGCTTGTCATCTGCAAACCAAAGAGGTTTGGCCTTTCCTGGTTTGCAAATTGG TTCTGCATCATAGTTGGAGTGTCACTGATGCTTTTAGCTCCGATCGGCGCATTAAGGAATCTCATACTTCAAGCCAAGAACTTCAAATTCTACTCTTGA